A single genomic interval of Bacteroidota bacterium harbors:
- a CDS encoding acetyl-CoA carboxylase biotin carboxyl carrier protein subunit, translating to MAKVIVNGSTHFEIENGTIDGNAVSAEIIKTGERFFHVLDNGKSYTVEVVRIDAATKTMILRINNNEYEVQVKEKLDLLLEKMGFDGASSAKIKDLKAPMPGAVLDIRVEAGQTIQKGDALIVLEAMKMENVLKAPGDAIVKSIEVQKGQNVEKNHVLIIFE from the coding sequence ATGGCAAAAGTGATAGTGAATGGTTCCACACATTTTGAAATAGAAAATGGAACAATAGATGGAAATGCAGTTTCGGCTGAAATAATAAAAACCGGAGAAAGATTTTTTCATGTTTTGGATAATGGAAAATCCTATACTGTTGAAGTGGTTCGTATTGATGCGGCTACAAAAACAATGATACTTCGAATTAATAATAATGAATATGAAGTCCAGGTGAAAGAGAAGTTAGATCTGTTGTTGGAGAAGATGGGTTTTGATGGAGCAAGCAGTGCTAAAATAAAAGATTTAAAAGCACCAATGCCCGGAGCTGTTTTAGATATTCGTGTAGAGGCCGGACAAACAATTCAGAAAGGGGATGCATTAATTGTGTTGGAAGCAATGAAAATGGAAAATGTTTTGAAAGCACCCGGCGATGCAATTGTAAAAAGTATAGAAGTACAGAAAGGACAGAATGTAGAAAAAAATCATGTGCTGATAATTTTTGAATGA